The Blautia luti nucleotide sequence ATCGAGAGTGTTGTGTCCAAGCTTCTGGCAGCAGCGGATAATGATGTGGAGCGGGCGGAACATGGTATTATTTTCATCGATGAGATTGATAAGATTGCGAAGAAAAAGAACACCAATCAGAGAGATGTCAGCGGTGAGGCTGTACAGCAAGGAATGCTGAAGCTTCTCGAAGGCAGTGAAGTGGAGGTTCCGGTAGGTGCGAACAGCAAGAACGCCATGGTGCCTCTTACTACAGTGAATACGAAGAATATTCTGTTTATCTGCGGAGGTGCTTTCCCGGATCTGGAGAATATCATTAAGGAGAGACTGAATAAACAGGCTTCTATCGGTTTCTATGCAGACCTGAAGGACAAGTATGACAATGATCCCCATCTCCTGGAGAAAGTAACCGTGGAGGATATCCGTAATTTCGGTATGATCCCGGAATTTATCGGACGTCTCCCTATTATCTTTACCCTGGATGGACTGACTGAGGACATGCTTGTGAAGATCCTGCAGGAGCCGAAGAATGCGATTTTGAAACAGTATCAGAAGCTTCTGGCACTGGATGAGGTGAAACTGGAATTCGAAGATGGCGCGCTTCATGCCATTGCTGCGAAGGCACTGAAAAAGGATACAGGTGCCAGAGCATTAAGAGCAATCCTGGAGGAGTACATGCTGGATATCATGTATGAGATTCCGAAGGATGACAGCATTGGCAAGGTTGTGATCACCAGAGAATATATAGAAGGTAACGGCGGACCGAGGATCCTGCTTCGTGGACAGGAACCGGCACTTATAGAAAGGGGATAATCATATGAGTACAGATTTTTTTGACGGACTGGTAAAGACTTTTTCAAAAACAACCAGGGAACTGGGAGCTCGTGCAGAGCAGACCATTGAGACTCAGAAGATCCGTAATAAGATTGCAGGTGAGGAGCGGATCATTGAGAAGATCAAAGTGGATATGGGGGATATTATTTACAGAAGACATGAGGCCGGGGATGGGATTGACAGTGAACTCAGCTCTTTATGTCAGGAGATTGACCAGCATCTGCTGAAGATCAGGGAGTTTAAGGATAATGCTGCGAATCTGAAGGGACAGAAGATATGTCCTTCCTGTGAGAGAGAAGTGGATATGAGTGTAAGTTTCTGTCCATATTGTGGTACTCCTTGTCCGAATCCGGAACCGACTGAGGTTGTGGAGGATGCTGAGGACGATGGGAGTCTGGAGCAGGAGAGTGAAGTTGCAGAGGAAACAGGAGATGCTGCAGAGCCAGAGGGTGTACAGCAGGAAGAAGCTGTGGAGGAGGCAGAAAAGCAGCAGGTGGAAGAAGAGAAGGTAGAAGAATAACAAGAACAGACCGGAAGTCTAAGGCATCCCTCATCATCAGGCGAATAATCTGTCAATGAGGTGATATAGCCATCACAGACTATCCGGTCTGTTTTATAAGACAGGAAATCTTTTGCAAATGTATAAGAAACAAAAAGCATGCCGGAGACATATAATAGAATAAAAAGTATGATATGAGGAAATAGGCTTTTGGAACAGCTTGTAAATTATGTGAAGCCGGAGCTGCTGATTGTGGCTGTGGTGTTGTATTTTATGGGGATCTTTTTGAAAGAGGCACAGCCTGTGAAGGATAAATACATTCCTTTGATACTGGGAGGAATCAGTGTGGTGGTCTGTGCGGTTTATGTGTTTGCTTCTTCGGAGTTTAAGAGTGTGCAGGACGCTGTCATGGGAATTTTTACTGCGTTTACCCAGGGAATTCTCACAGCAGGGCTTTCTACATACATTAATCAGGTGATCAAACAATTAAATAAGGAAGAATAAAATTTTAACTAAACTGCGGAGCAGATTGGAAATATCCGCTTGACTCAGAAGCCAGTGGACTGTGAATGTACAGAAAAGCAAAAGAAGTAATAAGATAAAAACAGCTCTGGAAATCAGTAATAATCTCTCAGAGCTGTTTTAAGGTAAAAAAATAATGCAGAAGATGGGACTTGAACCCACACGATATTGCTACCACAGGCACCTGAAGCCTGCGCGTCTGCCAATTCCGCCACTTCTGCATTTCGTATTTATCAATCGCTCTCTCGCGACTGCTCACTTATAATAACCGATGTATGGATAAAAGTCAATAGGTTTTTTGAATTTTTTTTATTTTTTTTACAGTATGCTCAAAATATACAATTTTGTATTTGAAAAGTACTGAATTGGCAATAGATTAGCAGTTTGTTATAGAACAGGATTGTAACACGATCCTGTCCTGAGAGCTTTTGACATCCTAGCAATATCACAGATTAATTCTTTATAATACAAAAAAGTTTTTAATGCCAACATAATTATTTTTAGCATCGCATAAGGTTGAAAAAAGCACTTCACTGTGATACAATCTTGAAGATTTAGGAAAAAATAAGTGATAGACACAATAAAGATAAGAAAGGGAGATTGTATGAAAGCATTTCTGATATTAGAAGATGGCCATGTGTTCAAAGGTACAAGCATTGGTTCAACGAGAGACGTTATCAGCGAAATCGTCTTTAATACTTCCATGACCGGTTATCTGGAAGTAATGACCGACCCTTCCTATGCAGGACAGGCAGTATGTATGACTTATCCCCTCATTGGGAATTACGGAATCTGTTATGATGACCAGGAGTCATCAAAGCCATGGGTGGACGGCTTTATTGTCCGCGAATTATCCCGTGTCCCAAGTAATTTCAGAAGCGTGGACACGATTCAGCATTTCTTAACAAAGCATGATATTCCAGGTATTGCCGGAATTGATACCAGAGCCTTAACGAAGATCCTTCGTGAGAAAGGTACCATGAACGGTATGATTACTGTCAATGAAAATTACGACTTAGATACAATTATCCCCCAGTTAAAAGCATATACAACAGGCAAGGTAGTAGAGAAAGTAACATGCCGTGAGAAAGAAATCTTAAAAGGTGATGGTCCGAAAGTAGCACTTCTTGACCTTGGTGCAAAGAGAAATATCGCACGTTCCCTCAATAAGAGAGGATGCCAGGTAACGATTTATCCTGCACTTACATCCGCAGAAGAGATTCTGAAGGATAATCCGGACGGCATTATGTTAAGTAACGGCCCTGGAGATCCGAAGGAATGTACTTCTATTATAAAGGAAATAAAAAAATTATATGATTCTGAAGTTCCGATCTTTGCAATCTGTCTTGGACATCAGCTCATGGCACTTGCAACAGGTGGAGATACCCATAAGATGAAATACGGACACAGAGGCGGAAACCATCCGGTCAAAGACCTTGCAACAGGACGTGTATATATTTCCTCACAGAACCATGGCTACGTCGTAGATGCCGAAGGACTTGAGGCAAAGAACATTGCGAAACCTGCATTCATCAATGTCAACGATGGAACAAACGAAGGTATGGCATACGAAGGAAAGAACATTTTCACTGTTCAGTTCCATCCGGAAGCATGCCCGGGACCGCAGGATTCCAGTTACCTGTTTGACAGATTTATGGATATGATGGGAGGAAATAAATAATGCCAAGAAATAAAGACATTAAAAAAGTACTTGTAATTGGTTCCGGCCCGATTATCATCGGCCAGGCAGCAGAGTTTGACTACGCAGGAACACAGGCTTGCCGTTCTCTGAAAGAAGAGGGCATCGAAGTTGTTCTTCTCAACTCCAACCCTGCAACCATCATGACAGATAAAGATATTGCTGACAGAGTTTACATCGAGCCTCTGACAGTAGAAGTAGTAGAGCAGCTGATTCTCAAAGAGAAACCGGACAGTGTCCTCCCTACACTGGGCGGCCAGGCAGGTCTGAACCTTGCCATGGAGCTGGATGAGAAAGGTTTCCTGAAAGAACACAATATAAGACTGATCGGTACTACGGCTCTGACCATCAAGAAGGCAGAGGACCGTCAGGAATTTAAAGATACCATGGAGAAGATCGGTGAGCCGATCGCAGCCTCCAAAGTCGTTACAACAGTAGAAGATGGTCTTGCATTTACAAACACCATCGGATATCCGGTAGTTCTTCGTCCTGCTTATACACTTGGTGGAAGCGGCGGCGGTATCGCACATAATGAATACGAACTTCGTGAGATCCTGGAGAACGGTCTCCGTCTTTCCCGTGTAGGTGAAGTACTGGTAGAGCGCTGCATCGCAGGATGGAAAGAGATTGAATATGAAGTAATGCGTGACAGTTCAGGAAACTGCATCACAGTCTGCAACATGGAGAACATTGACCCGGTTGGTGTCCATACAGGTGACTCCATCGTAGTTGCTCCGTCCCAGACACTTGGAGACAAAGAATACCAGATGCTCCGTACCTCAGCCCTGAACATCATCACAGAGCTTGGAATCACAGGCGGATGTAACGTTCAGTATGCTCTGAAACCGGACAGCTTTGAATACTGCGTGATCGAGGTTAACCCGCGTGTAAGCCGTTCTTCTGCACTTGCAAGTAAGGCAACCGGTTACCCAATCGCAAAAGTTGCTGCAAAGATCGCTCTGGGCTACACACTGGATGAGATCCCGAACGCGATCACAGGAAAAACATATGCAAGTTTCGAGCCAATGCTTGACTACTGCGTAGTTAAGATCCCGAGACTTCCATTCGATAAATTTATCACTGCAAAGAGAACCCTTACTACTCAGATGAAGGCAACAGGTGAGGTTATGAGTATCTGCCATAACTTCGAAGGTGCCCTGATGAAGGCCATCCGTTCTCTTGAGCAGCATGTAGACAGTCTGATGTCCTATGATTTCACACAGCTTACAGACGAGGAGCTTCTTGCAGAGCTGAAAATCGTAGATGACCGCAGAATCTGGAAGATCGCAGAAGCAATTCGCCGCGGTATGCCGCAGTCTATGCTTCACGACATCACACAGATTGACATCTGGTTCATCGACAAGATTGCAATCCTTGTAGGAATGGAAAATGCCCTCAAGACCAGAAAGCTCACAAAAGAACTTCTTCTTGAAGCAAAACGCATGGAATTCCCTGACTATATCGTTGCACGTCTGACAGGCAAAACAGAAGAAGAGATCAAAGCTCTCCGTGAAGAATATCAGATCAAAGCAGCATACAAGATGGTTGATACCTGCGCTGCAGAGTTTGCAGCAGCAACACCATATTACTATTCTGTATATGGCGATGAAGGTACAGAAAACGAAGCAGTAGCAACACCGGATAAGAAGAAAATCCTGGTACTTGGTTCCGGCCCGATCCGTATCGGTCAGGGTATCGAGTTTGACTTCTGTTCCGTACACTGTACATGGGCATTTGCAAAAGAAGGCTATGAGACAATTATCATCAACAACAACCCGGAAACAGTAAGTACAGACTTCGATATCGCAGACAAACTGTATTTCGAGCCTCTGACACCGGAAGATGTTGAGAATGTAGTAAATATCGAGAAACCAGATGGAGCAGTTGTACAGTTCGGTGGACAGACAGCGATTAAACTGACAGAAGCACTTACAAAGATGGGCGTGAAGATTCTTGGAACATCTGCTGAGAACGTAGACGCAGCAGAGGACCGTGAGCTCTTTGACGAGATCCTTGAGCAGTGCCAGATCCCGAGACCAAAGGGACACACTGTATTTACAGCAGAGGAAGCAAAGAAAGCAGCCAATGAACTTGGTTATCCGGTTCTGGTTCGTCCTTCCTACGTACTTGGCGGTCAGGGTATGAGAATCGCTGTAAGTGACGAGGACGTAGAAGAGTACATCGGTGTGATCAACCAGATCGCACAGGAGCACCCGATCCTTGTAGATAAATACCTGATGGGTAAAGAAATCGAAGTCGATGCAGTATGCGACGGCGAAGACATCTTGATCCCTGGTATCATGGAGCATATCGAACGTGCCGGAATCCATTCCGGTGACAGTATCTCCGTATACCCGGCTAAGACTATCAGCGCAAAAGCAAAAGAAACAATCGCAGAATACACCAGACGTCTTGCAAGAGCACTGCATGTGATCGGTATGATCAACATCCAGTTCATCGTTCTTGGAGATGATGTATATGTAATCGAAGTCAACCCACGTTCCAGCCGTACTGTACCGTACATCAGCAAGGTAACCGGAATCCCGATCGTTCCCCTTGCAACCAAAGTAATCCTTGGATACAAACTGAAAGACATGGGTTATGAACCAGGACTTCAGCCGGAAGCAAAACATTATGCGATCAAGATGCCGGTATTCTCTTTCGAGAAGATCCGCGGTGCTGATATCAGCCTTGGACCGGAAATGAAATCCACAGGTGAGTGCCTTGGTATCGCTGAGACATTCAACGAAGCGCTTTACAAAGCATTTATCGGAGCAGGTATCCGTCTTCCGAAATATAAAAACATGATCATCACTGTTAAAGACGAAGACAAACAGGATATCATCCCGATCGCAAGAAGATTCGAAGCACTTGGATACAGAATCTATGCTACACTGGGAACTGCAAAAGTCCTCAAAGAAAACGGAATCAAAGTAATCCGTACCAACAAACTGGAGCAGCCTGCACCGAACCTTATGGATCTTATCCTTGGTCATAAGATTGACGTTGTTATTGATACACCGCCGCAGGGTGTTGAGCATCAGAAAGATGGTTTCGTCATCAGACGTAACGCCATCGAGACAGGTGTCAATGTTCTTACTTCTCTGGATACAGCAGAAGCACTGGCAACCAGCCTTGAGAACACAGATCTGAATAAATTATCTCTGATCGACATTGCGACAATTGCAAGAAGATAATTTACCGGCCGGTAAATAGAAAATAATAAAGACAGCAGCCGTATTTTTCATTATGGAAAAGGCGGCTGCTTTTATCTTAATTTTACGTAGAATTAATATGAAAAATACAAATTACAGTTGTACCGGAGTGATAATGTGTAATATAATCATATAGGTAAAAAAACAGAAAGATGTAATAAGAAAGGAAAGAATATGGACTTTATTGAACTGTTAAAGGTCATTTTTCTTGGTATTGTAGAGGGAATTACAGAATGGCTCCCGATCAGCAGTACCGGACATATGATTCTTGTGGATGAGTTTCTGAAACTAAATGTAACAGAGGATTTTAAGAATCTGTTTTTCGTAGTGATCCAGCTCGGCGCGATCCTTGCGGTGGTTGTCCTCTATTGGAATAAGCTGTGGCCGTTTTACATCAGACCGATCTCAAAGAAGCAGCAGGCGATCCTTAACAGACACGGTGCTGTGTCTAGAGGAATCCTCATTTTTGTAGAGAAGTTCTGTGACAAAGACAAATGGGTACTCTGGTTTAAGATTGTAGTAGCCTGTATCCCGACGATCGTCATAGCTCTTCCATTTAATGATATCATCGAAGAGAAATTCAATAACTATGTAGTCGTTGCCATTGCCCTGATCGTATATGGTATTCTCTTCATTATCATCGAGAATTATAACAAGAGAAGAAGACCAACCTGTACCAATCTGGAAGAACTGTCATTCAAGACTGCATTTATCATCGGTCTGTTCCAGGTACTCTCCGTAATTCCGGGTACTTCCCGTTCCGGTTCCACCATCATCGGCGGTATCCTTGCAGGAACCTCCCGTACAGTAGCAGCAGAATTTACCTTCTTCCTGGGAATTCCGGTTATGTTCGGAGCCAGCCTCCTGAAGATCCTGAAATTCGGTTTCTCCTTTACAGGAACAGAAGTGATCATCCTGATCGTAGGTATGGTAGTCGCTTTCGTAGTTTCCATTATCGCGATCAAGTTCCTGATGGGATACATAAAGAAACATGACTTCAAGGTATTCGGATGGTACAGGATCGTACTTGGTATTCTGGTACTTGGATACTTTATCGGTAAGACATTACTTGCCTGAATCGCTTTATAGGAATAAAAATGCCGCATCCTTTATGGGGAAGCGGCATTTTTTCTTATAAAAAAACTCCACACCATTTATTGTTATTTTTTATAACAACATGTACTAATAAAATTGACAGGCATACAAAAAATTTATACTATAAATATAGTAATACATGCTGTTGCTTCTATTTCTGTTTAGAAGCGGCCGCATTCAGTTAATAACCCAAACAAAATATGAAAGGCGGCAAAAAACATGAGAAAGAAATTTATTGCAGCAATTATGGCAGGTGCATTAAGCGTAGGAATGCTCAGCACAGGAGTTTTTGCAACAGAAACATCTGATTTAAAGGGTGAAGTTAATACATTTATCGCAGCAAGCTTAAGCAATGCAATGGAAGAAATCCAGAAAGACTTCAACGAGACATATCCGGATGTTGAAATCTTTTACAACGCAGACAGCTCAGGTACATTACAGACACAGATCGAAGAAGGCGCACGCTGCGATATCTTCTTCTCAGCAGCTGATAAACAGATGGACGCTCTGGTAGACGAAGATCTGGCTAAGAAAGATACTGTAGAAGATATCCTTGAGAACAAAGTCGTTCTGATCAAACCTAAGGATGGAGAGACAAAAGTTACAGGATTCGAGAACATCACAGATGCAGCAAACATCGCACTTGCAGGTGACAGCGTTCCTGTTGGACAGTATTCCAGAGAAATCTTTGACAATCTTGGAATCACAGATGAAGTAAACAAGATGGAGATCAACGAAGGTAAGAATGTATCTGAAGTTCTTGCAGCAGTAAGTGAAAGAAGTAACGAGATCGGTATCGTTTACGCTACAGATGCAGCTTCCGTTGCTGACAAAGTAGACGTTATCGCAGAAGCTCCGGCAGAAGCACTCAACACACCGGTTCTTTATCCTGTAGGTATGATCGAAGACAAAGAAGCATCTGATGATGACACAGCAGCTGCAGAAGCATTCCTTGAGTATATTAAATCTGATGACGCTATGAAAGTATTCGAGAAATACGGATTTACAGCATACAAAGCAGACGATACTGAAGAAACAAAAGATGATGCTGATGCAACAGAAGAAGCAGACGATACAGAAGCTGATACTGAGACAGAAACAACAGAGGAAGCTAAATAAGAATGAGTGAATTTCTGGCAAAAATAAACTGGAGTCCTTTATGGATTTCGTTAAAGACAGGTTTCACCGCTACGATCATTGCATTCTTTCTTGGAATATTCTTTGCAAGACTGGTAATGAAGATGAAACCTGTTTCCAGAGGCATACTGGATGGTATCCTGACCATGCCTCTGATACTTCCTCCGACAGTGGCCGGTTTCATTCTGCTTCTGATATTCAGTCTGAGACGTCCATTCGGAGTGTTTCTGCTGGATACTTTTGATATTAAGATCGTACAGACCTGGAAGGGGTGTGTTATCGCAGCTTCCGTGATCGCATTTCCACTGATGTATCGAAATGCACGTGCAGCATTTGAGCAGGTGGATGTGAATCTGATCGCAGCAGGCAAGACCCTTGGTATGAGTGACAGAAGAATCTTCTGGACCGTTGTTATGCCGGCAGCAGGACCTGGAATCGCATCCGGTACTGTTCTTGCATTTGCCAGAGCAATCGGAGAGTATGGTGCCACATCCATGCTTGCAGGAAACATCCTTGGAAAGACCAGAACAGTTTCTGTTGCCATTGCAGCAGAGACCGCATCAGGAAACTATGGAATGGCCGGTTTCTGGGTAGTCGTGATCTTGATCATCTCATTTGTGATCGTTGCGGCGATCAATATCGTTTCCGGTAAGGGAATGAAGATGGGCAGGTGGATGTAATGGCAGTCAGTGTAGATATAGAGAAGAAACTTCACGGATTTACCCTGAGAGTGAAGCTGGAGAGCTATGGTTCTCCGATGGGGATCCTTGGAGCATCCGGAAGCGGAAAGAGTATGACTCTGCGCTGTATTGCTGGAATCCAGACACCGGACTCAGGAAGAATTGTCGTAAATGATAAGGTTCTTTTCGATTCAGAGAAGAAGATCAACCTGAAACCCCAGGAGAGAAAGGTTGGCTACCTTTTTCAGAATTATGCACTTTTTCCTACCATGACTGTAGAGAAGAACATTGCATGCGGATACAGAGGGGATAAGAGCCAGCTTCAGGCAAAAGTAGCAGATTACATAGCGAGATATCAGCTGGACGGACTGGAGAAGCGCTATCCGGCACAGCTTTCCGGAGGTCAGCAGCAGCGAGTTGCACTGGCGCGGATGATGATCGGAGAGCCGGAAGTGATTCTTCTGGATGAGCCGTTCTCCGCACTGGATGGATATTTGAAGGATATCATGCAGCGGGATATGCAGAATTTCCTGAAAGAGTATACAGGCGATATGATCCTGGTAACTCACAGCCGTGATGAGGCTTACAAGTTCTGCGGACATCTCACAATCCTGGACAGTGGTCAGGCACTTACGACAGGAGAAACAAAGAAACTCTTTGAGAGACCTGGTATTCTGCAGGCAGCCAGACTGACCGGATGTAAAAACTTTTCGGCTGTACAGAAGATGGGAGAACACAACATTTATGCGGTGGACTGGGATCTGATGCTGCAGACCAAAGATGTGGTACCGGATGACGTGACTCATGTGGGAATCCGCGGTCATTGGATGAAGGGTTCATCCGAGGGCGGTGAGAACCGTATGGAAGTGGAAGTCGTGGAATATATTGAAACAACTTTTGAACATCAGTATTTACTGAAGAATAAGAAAGGCGGAGACTGTCAGCCAGTGTGGTGGATGTGTCCGAAAGAAGACTTTGAGGAAGATCCTCATACGAAGGTTCCGAAATATATTCATTTCCCGGCAGAGCATCTGATGCTGCTGAAAGAAGCGAAATAAATCCATAATAAATGAAAAGCGTTATATTTCCGGCGGAGATTTCTGCTGAAATATAACGCTTTTTATGTCATAAAAATGATTCCGGAAAGTTCTGTTGATACAGAAATCCTTCCGTCAGGATCGCACTGCCGCAAAAAAGCCTGAAGGCAGAGTTTTTCTTGCGGTATTTATGATGGATGGTTCTTGGAATATTTAATATAATCCACAACCATCATCGCCAGTTTGAAAGTCAGTGCGTCTTCAAATGCACGGATATCCAGTCCGAATTTCCGCTGAAGTTTCTCGAAACGGTAAACCAGAGTATTTCTATGTACATAAAGCTGTCTGGAAGTCTCAGAGAGATTCAGGTTATTTTCGAAAAATGTACGGATGGTGATCAGGGTTTCTTCATCAATAGAGTCCAGAGTTTCTTCGTTAAAAATCTCATCAATGAACATTTCGCAGATAGAAACCGGAAGCTGGTAGATCAGTCTGCCGATGCCCAGCTGGTTATAACCGAATACATTCTTCTCTGCATAGAAGATCTTGCCCACTTCAAGGGCTGTATGCGCCTCTTTATACGTATCAGGAAGCCTGGAAATGTCTTCGGCCAGGTTACTGTAAGCAACCCAGGCAGAAGTCATTGCTTCGGTGTTTAACATGTCTACAAGCATACAGGCGATGGAGTTCAGGTCTTCATAGGTTTCTGTGGACTGGAGCTCTCTGACGATAATGATCCCCGAGTCATCAATAGCTGTAATGAAATCTTTCGTTCTGGCGGAAAAAATATTCCGGATAGTGGCGAGAGCATTTTCATCTTTATTTTGTTTGGTTTCTACCAGAAAAACAGCACGCTGCACAGAGGTTGAGATATGGAGCTTTTTGGCCCGGTTGAAAGCATCCACTTCAGAATAGGTTCCCAGGAGGAGATTCTGCATAAAGGTATTTTTGTCGCTTTTTTCGGCATAGGCAGTGAGAAGACTCTGAACCTGGCAGACTGCCAGTTCGCCGATGGTGGAAGTGTTCTCACCTTTTCCCCATACTACCAGGATATAGGAAAGAGTATGGTTCTCCATGATCTTGTAAAGGCAACAGCTGGTATTTGACACACATAGAGCATTACTTTCGCGGAAATCGTTCAGTTTGGATTCAGCGGGAAGTTTTCTGTCGCAGGTGGAAACAAAGCTCCTGTTTTCCGAATCCAGGAGACAGAAATCAAGCTGGCTGATGTTTTTCCAGTCTGACAGGCATTTCTGGAGTATCTGTTGTATTTTCATATAAATAAAATCCTTTCACTCATTGAACAGAGAATGTGTTCAGGATGATTATAACATAAAAGACCCGGGGAAAAAATCCCCGGGCCTCCTGATGTTTAAAATTAGTTTGTGATAACAAGCTCTGTTTCTTTATCGAAGAAGTGAGCTTTTTCCATATCGAATGCGAATTTGATCGGATCGCCGGTCTTAGCTGTTGTACGAGGATCAACTCGTGCTGTAACCTGAGTTCCGTTTACATCGAAGTATAAGAATACTTCAGCACCGAGAAGCTCGTATACTTTAACTACGGAGCTCATTGGAGCGCTTGGAGCAGCTTCGATGAACATCTGAGAGTCATGGATATCTTCTGGACGGATACCAAGAACAACAGTTTTACCTACATAGCCGCCATCTTTAAGAGCTTTTGCTTTAGCAGCCGGAACAGCCAGTTCATGCTCGCCAACTGTAGCAACAACATTGCCGCCTTTTTCAGAGATAACAGCGTCAAGGAAGTTCATCTGCGGTGATCCCATGAATCCTGCAACGAATAAGTTGCCTGGTTTCATATACAGGTTCTGTGGTGTATCTACCTGCTGAACAACACCATCTTTCATAACAACGATTCTGGTACCAAGAGTCATAGCCTCTGTCTGGTCATGTGTTACATAGATGATTGTAGCGCCCAGTCTCTGATGGAT carries:
- a CDS encoding PucR family transcriptional regulator produces the protein MKIQQILQKCLSDWKNISQLDFCLLDSENRSFVSTCDRKLPAESKLNDFRESNALCVSNTSCCLYKIMENHTLSYILVVWGKGENTSTIGELAVCQVQSLLTAYAEKSDKNTFMQNLLLGTYSEVDAFNRAKKLHISTSVQRAVFLVETKQNKDENALATIRNIFSARTKDFITAIDDSGIIIVRELQSTETYEDLNSIACMLVDMLNTEAMTSAWVAYSNLAEDISRLPDTYKEAHTALEVGKIFYAEKNVFGYNQLGIGRLIYQLPVSICEMFIDEIFNEETLDSIDEETLITIRTFFENNLNLSETSRQLYVHRNTLVYRFEKLQRKFGLDIRAFEDALTFKLAMMVVDYIKYSKNHPS
- the modB gene encoding molybdate ABC transporter permease subunit encodes the protein MSEFLAKINWSPLWISLKTGFTATIIAFFLGIFFARLVMKMKPVSRGILDGILTMPLILPPTVAGFILLLIFSLRRPFGVFLLDTFDIKIVQTWKGCVIAASVIAFPLMYRNARAAFEQVDVNLIAAGKTLGMSDRRIFWTVVMPAAGPGIASGTVLAFARAIGEYGATSMLAGNILGKTRTVSVAIAAETASGNYGMAGFWVVVILIISFVIVAAINIVSGKGMKMGRWM
- a CDS encoding sulfate/molybdate ABC transporter ATP-binding protein, which gives rise to MAVSVDIEKKLHGFTLRVKLESYGSPMGILGASGSGKSMTLRCIAGIQTPDSGRIVVNDKVLFDSEKKINLKPQERKVGYLFQNYALFPTMTVEKNIACGYRGDKSQLQAKVADYIARYQLDGLEKRYPAQLSGGQQQRVALARMMIGEPEVILLDEPFSALDGYLKDIMQRDMQNFLKEYTGDMILVTHSRDEAYKFCGHLTILDSGQALTTGETKKLFERPGILQAARLTGCKNFSAVQKMGEHNIYAVDWDLMLQTKDVVPDDVTHVGIRGHWMKGSSEGGENRMEVEVVEYIETTFEHQYLLKNKKGGDCQPVWWMCPKEDFEEDPHTKVPKYIHFPAEHLMLLKEAK
- a CDS encoding ABC transporter ATP-binding protein, producing the protein MASLSLQHINKTYPNGFQAVKDFNLEIEDKEFIIFVGPSGCGKSTTLRMIAGLEEISGGTLKIGDKVMNDVEPKDRDIAMVFQNYALYPHMTVYDNMAFGLKLRKVPKDQIDKAVREAARILDLEKLLDRKPKALSGGQRQRVAMGRAIVRNPKVFLMDEPLSNLDAKLRVQMRIEISKIHQRLGATIIYVTHDQTEAMTLGTRIVVMKDGVVQQVDTPQNLYMKPGNLFVAGFMGSPQMNFLDAVISEKGGNVVATVGEHELAVPAAKAKALKDGGYVGKTVVLGIRPEDIHDSQMFIEAAPSAPMSSVVKVYELLGAEVFLYFDVNGTQVTARVDPRTTAKTGDPIKFAFDMEKAHFFDKETELVITN